In one Carassius carassius chromosome 48, fCarCar2.1, whole genome shotgun sequence genomic region, the following are encoded:
- the LOC132131216 gene encoding coiled-coil domain-containing protein 71-like, with protein sequence MNCEEQGMGRVVHSWARFAPAGQTALEEALRVFNPMAKDLSDTERQMVSFLQELRKEGAKPVILRSKDVYGYTSCTTEPITSRIGSKVQRVPKPSKKKGRKVLSKTKDVNYAMLSRAAKTILQNQPKILLTNLSVDSLKQNVASTMLNKHSVQAQQCLKLTNIKGLTGGHTARLQIHFGADSKSAPSFALGRPPDLSGIPHSPTENGSQTSNVVALDNKHVLSCPFKVEDALIGDSAPVVCQNGFGLKDGSIYKKMETVSGKPDVMTSGSVRRLRFQSYNWSQSTLTNGQDVSRLNGNGLEWKVIKVDDSVTDEEVRRKAQKILQVNLSPVIQIHPLVDSV encoded by the coding sequence ATGAATTGTGAAGAGCAGGGCATGGGGAGAGTAGTCCATTCCTGGGCCAGATTTGCCCCAGCTGGACAAACTGCCCTCGAAGAGGCCCTTAGGGTCTTTAACCCCATGGCCAAGGACCTGTCAGACACCGAGAGACAAATGGTGTCCTTTCTTCAAGAGCTGAGGAAGGAGGGAGCCAAGCCTGTGATTTTGAGGAGCAAAGATGTGTATGGATACACGTCTTGCACCACAGAGCCAATTACTTCCAGGATTGGCAGCAAGGTTCAGAGAGTGCCGAAACCTTCCAAGAAGAAAGGGCGGAAAGTTTTGAGCAAGACCAAGGATGTGAATTATGCGATGCTCAGTAGAGCAGCAAAGACTATTCTCCAAAACCAACCCAAGATCCTGCTTACCAATCTCTCGGTGGACAGTCTTAAGCAGAATGTTGCATCGACAATGCTAAATAAACATTCTGTTCAAGCACAGCAGTGCCTCAAGCTAACAAACATAAAGGGGTTGACCGGAGGCCACACTGCGAGGTTGCAAATTCACTTTGGTGCAGATTCAAAAAGTGCCCCCAGTTTTGCTCTGGGACGGCCACCGGATCTCTCCGGAATTCCTCACTCACCAACGGAAAATGGCAGTCAGACCTCAAATGTAGTTGCCTTGGATAACAAACATGTTTTGTCATGTCCATTTAAAGTAGAAGATGCCCTGATTGGAGACTCTGCCCCAGTCGTCTGTCAGAATGGGTTCGGTCTTAAAGATGGTAGCATTTATAAAAAGATGGAAACTGTATCAGGTAAACCTGATGTGATGACCAGTGGTTCAGTGAGGAGACTCCGTTTCCAAAGCTATAACTGGTCCCAGTCAACACTCACCAATGGCCAAGATGTTTCTAGATTGAATGGCAATGGTCTTGAATGGAAGGTTATAAAAGTAGATGATTCAGTCACGGATGAGGAGGTGAGGAGAAAGGCACAGAAAATCTTGCAAGTTAACTTGTCGCCTGTGATACAGATCCATCCCCTTGTTGACTCTGTATAG